In Pseudomonas fluorescens NCIMB 11764, a single window of DNA contains:
- a CDS encoding acyl-CoA dehydrogenase family protein, translating into MNSLLANVTVNAQVDSNDLIARASGLVATLRSRTREVDELARLPENTVNDLDAIGAFDLMIPRQHGGLQTSVRTYMEVVSEIGRGDGSAGWACALINICNWMLATLYSKTVSDPIFASGGKVRSSGVLSPRKAQVKRVAGGILIEEGLWGFNSGVYHAQWDLLGIPIVNEAGETVDQGLALIPIEDITLLHDWDTMALRGSGSTSVSVKNLFVPDERIASVSKAIAGEYASTHLQGEALYRGAFIPLLAIILVFPALGIAKAALETFLAKLPGRGIQYTWYSQQDEAAVTHLQVGEASAKLDAARLVVERCVDEIDACAAAGTTMDRQTRARIRRDTGYASQLIWEGVDLLATASGGSLAGSANPFNRLWRDARVANLHGVVCTSTNLELFGRILCGKEANTPLV; encoded by the coding sequence ATGAATTCCCTCCTCGCCAACGTAACTGTCAACGCCCAAGTGGATAGCAACGATTTGATCGCTCGCGCCAGCGGTCTTGTCGCAACCCTGCGCTCGCGTACCCGTGAAGTCGATGAATTGGCGCGTCTGCCCGAGAATACCGTGAACGATCTTGACGCCATCGGCGCCTTCGACCTGATGATTCCACGCCAGCATGGCGGTCTGCAAACCAGCGTCAGAACCTACATGGAAGTAGTCAGTGAAATCGGTCGTGGCGATGGGTCGGCGGGCTGGGCCTGCGCCCTGATCAATATCTGCAACTGGATGCTCGCCACCTTGTATTCCAAAACCGTCAGTGACCCGATCTTCGCCAGTGGCGGCAAGGTGCGCAGCAGTGGCGTGCTGTCGCCGCGCAAGGCCCAGGTCAAGCGCGTGGCCGGCGGTATCCTCATCGAGGAAGGCCTGTGGGGTTTCAACAGCGGCGTGTATCACGCTCAGTGGGACCTGCTCGGGATTCCCATCGTCAATGAAGCCGGTGAAACCGTGGACCAGGGCTTGGCGCTCATTCCGATTGAAGACATCACGTTGCTGCACGACTGGGACACCATGGCGCTGCGCGGCAGCGGCAGCACCTCGGTGTCGGTGAAAAATCTGTTCGTGCCCGATGAGCGTATTGCTTCGGTGTCCAAAGCCATCGCCGGCGAATATGCCTCCACCCATTTGCAAGGTGAAGCGCTGTATCGCGGCGCGTTCATCCCGTTGCTGGCCATTATCCTTGTGTTTCCGGCCTTGGGCATCGCCAAGGCCGCCCTGGAAACTTTCCTCGCCAAACTGCCTGGTCGCGGCATCCAGTACACCTGGTACAGCCAACAGGACGAGGCCGCCGTCACTCACCTGCAGGTGGGTGAAGCCTCGGCCAAGCTCGACGCTGCGCGCTTGGTGGTGGAGCGTTGTGTAGATGAAATCGACGCCTGCGCCGCTGCCGGCACCACGATGGACCGGCAGACTCGCGCGCGCATTCGTCGCGACACCGGTTATGCCAGTCAGTTGATCTGGGAAGGTGTCGACCTGTTGGCCACAGCCAGCGGCGGTTCCCTGGCTGGCAGTGCCAACCCATTCAATCGACTGTGGCGCGACGCCAGGGTAGCCAACCTGCATGGCGTGGTGTGCACCTCCACCAACCTGGAGCTGTTCGGAAGAATCCTGTGTGGCAAAGAGGCGAACACACCGCTGGTGTGA
- a CDS encoding ABC transporter ATP-binding protein, with product MIELHQVTAYQQQTRVLDQLSLNIGPQERVAILGPNGAGKSTLLKLINRELYPVAQDGSYLKLFGSETLNLWQLRNRIGFVSQDLQEDYTPYTSALDVVVSGFFGAIGAHEHLQPTELQREQARAMMARLGISHDESCMFQRLSTGQKRRLLLARALVHEPQALIFDEPANGLDMGASLAMLTLLRGFCSEGRALLITTHHVDEIIPEIERVVLIRQGQIVADGPKSELLTSAHLSDLYETPLHISEKNGWYRCWHD from the coding sequence ATGATCGAACTGCATCAAGTCACGGCGTATCAGCAACAGACCCGAGTGCTGGACCAGTTGTCCCTGAACATCGGCCCGCAGGAGCGCGTGGCGATTCTCGGCCCCAACGGTGCGGGGAAAAGCACCTTACTGAAATTGATCAACCGGGAACTCTACCCCGTCGCTCAGGACGGCAGCTATTTGAAGCTGTTCGGCAGCGAGACCCTGAACCTGTGGCAACTGCGCAACAGGATCGGTTTCGTGTCTCAGGACCTGCAGGAAGATTACACGCCATACACCAGCGCGCTGGACGTGGTGGTGTCCGGTTTTTTCGGTGCCATTGGCGCTCATGAACACTTGCAGCCTACCGAACTGCAGCGCGAGCAGGCGCGCGCGATGATGGCCAGGCTGGGGATTTCACACGATGAATCCTGCATGTTCCAGCGCCTGTCCACCGGGCAGAAAAGGCGCCTGTTGCTCGCCCGAGCACTGGTGCATGAACCCCAGGCGCTGATTTTCGACGAACCGGCCAACGGCCTCGACATGGGCGCGAGCCTGGCCATGCTGACGCTGTTGCGCGGCTTTTGCAGTGAGGGTCGCGCGCTGCTGATTACCACCCACCACGTCGACGAGATCATTCCGGAAATCGAGCGCGTGGTGTTGATCAGGCAGGGGCAGATTGTTGCCGATGGCCCTAAATCGGAACTCTTGACCAGCGCACACCTGTCGGACCTCTACGAGACGCCGTTGCACATCAGCGAGAAAAACGGCTGGTATCGCTGCTGGCACGATTGA
- a CDS encoding TetR/AcrR family transcriptional regulator: protein MATQTIELDAPLDHRSVTAQRKRDAMRARILSATMDLLEDPSKVSVTIEDVARVANISRGAFYKHFASLEEAVAAIGQEATDGMTLHILPVYDVLTHPLERISTAMRLFLLRAHTDRRWAAFFLRADLVQDQSILLKYVLADLQAGRDAGLLDLPSMQAGVDALIGATLEGVRSMNQRRVDDPQAYIDAVILMVLRGFGVENMSAHEAVTFSRSYLQTQAQVD from the coding sequence ATGGCAACACAGACAATCGAGTTGGACGCACCGCTGGATCACCGCAGCGTCACCGCCCAGCGCAAGCGCGATGCGATGCGCGCGCGGATACTATCGGCGACCATGGATTTACTGGAGGACCCGTCGAAGGTTTCAGTTACCATCGAAGACGTGGCACGGGTGGCGAACATTTCCCGAGGCGCTTTCTACAAACACTTTGCTTCGCTGGAGGAGGCCGTGGCCGCCATCGGCCAGGAAGCCACCGACGGCATGACGTTGCACATCCTGCCGGTGTATGACGTGCTGACCCATCCGCTGGAGCGCATCAGCACGGCGATGCGCCTGTTTTTGCTGCGCGCCCACACCGACCGGCGTTGGGCGGCGTTTTTCCTGCGGGCGGATTTGGTCCAGGACCAATCGATCCTGCTCAAGTACGTGCTGGCCGACCTGCAGGCGGGGCGCGATGCAGGCCTGCTTGACCTGCCCTCGATGCAGGCCGGGGTCGACGCGTTGATTGGCGCGACCCTGGAAGGGGTGCGAAGCATGAACCAGCGCCGGGTCGACGACCCGCAGGCTTACATCGACGCGGTCATTCTGATGGTGCTGCGCGGTTTTGGCGTGGAGAACATGTCGGCGCATGAGGCCGTGACGTTTTCCCGGTCCTACCTGCAAACGCAAGCTCAGGTCGACTGA
- a CDS encoding flavin reductase family protein, protein MNDAHNDAAKFRRVMGRFATGVTVVTYERENEAAGMTANAFLSVSLEPQLILVSIKNESRFCKHIKQGDCYGVNFLTEQQEHISGHFAGRAVEGLDVAMNKLQGVPIIEGSLAHIVARVVQIHAAGDHQLYIAEVIELVEAAQARPLLFFSGQYGKLNAA, encoded by the coding sequence ATGAACGATGCACACAATGACGCCGCCAAGTTTCGCCGCGTGATGGGCCGCTTTGCCACCGGGGTCACCGTGGTGACCTACGAACGAGAAAATGAAGCCGCAGGCATGACGGCCAATGCCTTCCTGTCGGTGTCGCTGGAGCCGCAACTGATCCTGGTGTCGATCAAGAACGAGTCACGCTTCTGCAAACACATCAAGCAAGGCGACTGTTACGGCGTGAATTTCCTCACCGAACAACAGGAGCACATCAGTGGCCACTTTGCCGGCCGCGCCGTGGAGGGACTGGACGTGGCCATGAACAAGCTTCAGGGCGTGCCAATCATCGAAGGCAGCCTGGCGCACATTGTTGCCCGGGTGGTGCAGATCCATGCCGCCGGCGATCACCAGTTGTACATCGCTGAAGTGATCGAACTTGTCGAGGCGGCACAGGCGCGACCGCTGTTGTTCTTCTCTGGCCAATACGGAAAGCTGAATGCGGCTTGA